The Astatotilapia calliptera chromosome 17, fAstCal1.2, whole genome shotgun sequence genome has a segment encoding these proteins:
- the LOC113009547 gene encoding histone-binding protein N1/N2 isoform X2, whose translation MPEETSVASSSESAEEKPCSSTAAAAGSSVEVLEEAKKLIGTGKRHLVMGDVVSAVNVFQEACSMLAEKYGDTADECGEAFFLCGKSLLELARMENSVLGNALEGVPEESEEEEQPSSSNVESPDNLDEKTRDELRQQVYDAMAEKEKAEDPHSPVTGDEKSLSQETEMDGVSSVKSVREGSLGKETEIEQKADSSEEQTGNGTGVKPVRGCDEDKEETEDDDDDDDDDDDDDDDDGEKNGQDKEEEEVGNLQLAWEMLEVAKVIYKRKESTEDQLMAAQAYLKLGEVSAESGNYPQALDDFQECLALQLKYLPPHIRLLAETHYHVATTLCYMDQYSQAIQHYNSSIKVIETRLAMLQEVIDAAEGADGAAEEKTELDELKLLLPDIREKVEDAKESQKTASAASQAIQQTLGGASTSSAFLCENGSTSSAAFATTSQVPVKTESSSSSKAVSDISHLVRKKSATQSASVESPA comes from the exons ATGCCAGAGGAAACGTCCGTCGCGTCGAGCTCTGAGAG TGCAGAGGAGAAGCCATGCTCATCgacagctgctgcagcaggCAG CTCAGTTGAAGTTCTGGAGGAGGCAAAGAAACTGATTGGCACAGGGAAAAGGCATCTGGTGATGGGGGATGTTGTTTCTGCTGTCAATGTTTTCCAGGAGGCCTGTAGCATGCT GGCTGAAAAATATGGGGACACTGCAGATGAGTGTGGCGAGGCCTTCTTCCTTTGTGGGAAATCTCTGTTGGAACTTGCTAG gATGGAGAACAGTGTCCTTGGCAATGCCCTGGAGGGAGTCCCAGAAGAatcagaggaagaggagcagccCAGCAGCTCAAATGTTGAGAGTCCAGACAACCTTGATG AAAAAACAAGAGATGAGCTGCGACAGCAGGTATATGACGCAATGGCAGAGAAGGAAAAGGCTGAGGATCCACATTCTCCTGTGACTGGGGATGAGAAGAGCTTATCTCAGGAAACTGAGATGGATGGAGTTTCTTCTGTGAAAAGTGTGCGGGAAGGATCACTTGGAAAAGAAACTGAGATTGAACAGAAGGCTGACAGTTCAGAAGAGCAGACTGGCAATGGGACTGGGGTGAAACCAGTGAGAGGATGTGATGAGGACAAAGAGGAAACGGAGG atgatgatgacgacgatgatgatgatgatgatgacgacgatGATGATGGAGAGAAAAATGGACAAGATAAG gaagaagaggaagttgGGAATTTGCAGTTGGCATGGGAAATGCTAGAAGTAGCTAAAGTCATCTACAAAAG AAAGGAAAGCACAGAGGATCAGCTAATGGCAGCCCAGGCATATCTGAAACTTGGAGAAGTCAGTGCTGAATCAG GTAACTATCCTCAGGCACTTGATGACTTCCAGGAGTGTCTTGCCCTGCAGCTGAAATACTTGCCTCCCCACATTCGTCTGTTGGCTGAGACCCACTACCATGTTGCTACTACGCTCTGCTATATGGATCAGTACAGCCAGGCCATCCAGCACTACAACAGCTCCATAAAGGTCATTGAGACCCGTTTGG CCATGCTGCAGGAGGTGATCGATGCAGCCGAAGGCGCAGatggagcagcagaggagaaaacTGAGCTGGATGAGCTAAAGCTGCTTTTGCCTGACATCCGGGAAAAAGTGGAGGATGCCAAGGAAAGCCAGAAAACAGCCAGTGCTGCCTCACAGGCCATCCAGCAGACACTA GGTGGTGCATCAACTTCATCAGCATTCCTTTGTGAAAATGGCAGCACTTCATCGGCAGCTTTTGCAACAACCAGTCAG GTTCCAGTTAAAACTGAGAGTTCCTCATCTTCCAAAGCGGTCTCTGACATCTCTCACCTCGTCAGGAAAAAG tCTGCCACCCAGTCTGCATCTGTCGAGTCCCCGGCGTGA
- the LOC113009547 gene encoding histone-binding protein N1/N2 isoform X1, translating to MPEETSVASSSESAEEKPCSSTAAAAGSSVEVLEEAKKLIGTGKRHLVMGDVVSAVNVFQEACSMLAEKYGDTADECGEAFFLCGKSLLELARMENSVLGNALEGVPEESEEEEQPSSSNVESPDNLDEKTRDELRQQVYDAMAEKEKAEDPHSPVTGDEKSLSQETEMDGVSSVKSVREGSLGKETEIEQKADSSEEQTGNGTGVKPVRGCDEDKEETEDDDDDDDDDDDDDDDDGEKNGQDKEEEEVGNLQLAWEMLEVAKVIYKRKESTEDQLMAAQAYLKLGEVSAESGNYPQALDDFQECLALQLKYLPPHIRLLAETHYHVATTLCYMDQYSQAIQHYNSSIKVIETRLAMLQEVIDAAEGADGAAEEKTELDELKLLLPDIREKVEDAKESQKTASAASQAIQQTLGGASTSSAFLCENGSTSSAAFATTSQVPVKTESSSSSKAVSDISHLVRKKRKPEDESPVKDTDAKQAKQEATVNGSGDSSASNGNGVQEGKSQESATQSASVESPA from the exons ATGCCAGAGGAAACGTCCGTCGCGTCGAGCTCTGAGAG TGCAGAGGAGAAGCCATGCTCATCgacagctgctgcagcaggCAG CTCAGTTGAAGTTCTGGAGGAGGCAAAGAAACTGATTGGCACAGGGAAAAGGCATCTGGTGATGGGGGATGTTGTTTCTGCTGTCAATGTTTTCCAGGAGGCCTGTAGCATGCT GGCTGAAAAATATGGGGACACTGCAGATGAGTGTGGCGAGGCCTTCTTCCTTTGTGGGAAATCTCTGTTGGAACTTGCTAG gATGGAGAACAGTGTCCTTGGCAATGCCCTGGAGGGAGTCCCAGAAGAatcagaggaagaggagcagccCAGCAGCTCAAATGTTGAGAGTCCAGACAACCTTGATG AAAAAACAAGAGATGAGCTGCGACAGCAGGTATATGACGCAATGGCAGAGAAGGAAAAGGCTGAGGATCCACATTCTCCTGTGACTGGGGATGAGAAGAGCTTATCTCAGGAAACTGAGATGGATGGAGTTTCTTCTGTGAAAAGTGTGCGGGAAGGATCACTTGGAAAAGAAACTGAGATTGAACAGAAGGCTGACAGTTCAGAAGAGCAGACTGGCAATGGGACTGGGGTGAAACCAGTGAGAGGATGTGATGAGGACAAAGAGGAAACGGAGG atgatgatgacgacgatgatgatgatgatgatgacgacgatGATGATGGAGAGAAAAATGGACAAGATAAG gaagaagaggaagttgGGAATTTGCAGTTGGCATGGGAAATGCTAGAAGTAGCTAAAGTCATCTACAAAAG AAAGGAAAGCACAGAGGATCAGCTAATGGCAGCCCAGGCATATCTGAAACTTGGAGAAGTCAGTGCTGAATCAG GTAACTATCCTCAGGCACTTGATGACTTCCAGGAGTGTCTTGCCCTGCAGCTGAAATACTTGCCTCCCCACATTCGTCTGTTGGCTGAGACCCACTACCATGTTGCTACTACGCTCTGCTATATGGATCAGTACAGCCAGGCCATCCAGCACTACAACAGCTCCATAAAGGTCATTGAGACCCGTTTGG CCATGCTGCAGGAGGTGATCGATGCAGCCGAAGGCGCAGatggagcagcagaggagaaaacTGAGCTGGATGAGCTAAAGCTGCTTTTGCCTGACATCCGGGAAAAAGTGGAGGATGCCAAGGAAAGCCAGAAAACAGCCAGTGCTGCCTCACAGGCCATCCAGCAGACACTA GGTGGTGCATCAACTTCATCAGCATTCCTTTGTGAAAATGGCAGCACTTCATCGGCAGCTTTTGCAACAACCAGTCAG GTTCCAGTTAAAACTGAGAGTTCCTCATCTTCCAAAGCGGTCTCTGACATCTCTCACCTCGTCAGGAAAAAG AGGAAACCAGAGGACGAGAGCCCAGTAAAGGACACTGATGCTAAACAAGCGAAACAGGAAGCCACAGTTAATGGCAGCGGTGACTCTAGTGCCAGCAACGGCAATGGAGTCCAGGAGGGGAAATCGCAGGAG tCTGCCACCCAGTCTGCATCTGTCGAGTCCCCGGCGTGA
- the LOC113009547 gene encoding histone-binding protein N1/N2 isoform X3, translating into MPEETSVASSSESAEEKPCSSTAAAAGSSVEVLEEAKKLIGTGKRHLVMGDVVSAVNVFQEACSMLAEKYGDTADECGEAFFLCGKSLLELARMENSVLGNALEGVPEESEEEEQPSSSNVESPDNLDDDDDDDDDDDDDDDDDGEKNGQDKEEEEVGNLQLAWEMLEVAKVIYKRKESTEDQLMAAQAYLKLGEVSAESGNYPQALDDFQECLALQLKYLPPHIRLLAETHYHVATTLCYMDQYSQAIQHYNSSIKVIETRLAMLQEVIDAAEGADGAAEEKTELDELKLLLPDIREKVEDAKESQKTASAASQAIQQTLGGASTSSAFLCENGSTSSAAFATTSQVPVKTESSSSSKAVSDISHLVRKKRKPEDESPVKDTDAKQAKQEATVNGSGDSSASNGNGVQEGKSQESATQSASVESPA; encoded by the exons ATGCCAGAGGAAACGTCCGTCGCGTCGAGCTCTGAGAG TGCAGAGGAGAAGCCATGCTCATCgacagctgctgcagcaggCAG CTCAGTTGAAGTTCTGGAGGAGGCAAAGAAACTGATTGGCACAGGGAAAAGGCATCTGGTGATGGGGGATGTTGTTTCTGCTGTCAATGTTTTCCAGGAGGCCTGTAGCATGCT GGCTGAAAAATATGGGGACACTGCAGATGAGTGTGGCGAGGCCTTCTTCCTTTGTGGGAAATCTCTGTTGGAACTTGCTAG gATGGAGAACAGTGTCCTTGGCAATGCCCTGGAGGGAGTCCCAGAAGAatcagaggaagaggagcagccCAGCAGCTCAAATGTTGAGAGTCCAGACAACCTTGATG atgatgatgacgacgatgatgatgatgatgatgacgacgatGATGATGGAGAGAAAAATGGACAAGATAAG gaagaagaggaagttgGGAATTTGCAGTTGGCATGGGAAATGCTAGAAGTAGCTAAAGTCATCTACAAAAG AAAGGAAAGCACAGAGGATCAGCTAATGGCAGCCCAGGCATATCTGAAACTTGGAGAAGTCAGTGCTGAATCAG GTAACTATCCTCAGGCACTTGATGACTTCCAGGAGTGTCTTGCCCTGCAGCTGAAATACTTGCCTCCCCACATTCGTCTGTTGGCTGAGACCCACTACCATGTTGCTACTACGCTCTGCTATATGGATCAGTACAGCCAGGCCATCCAGCACTACAACAGCTCCATAAAGGTCATTGAGACCCGTTTGG CCATGCTGCAGGAGGTGATCGATGCAGCCGAAGGCGCAGatggagcagcagaggagaaaacTGAGCTGGATGAGCTAAAGCTGCTTTTGCCTGACATCCGGGAAAAAGTGGAGGATGCCAAGGAAAGCCAGAAAACAGCCAGTGCTGCCTCACAGGCCATCCAGCAGACACTA GGTGGTGCATCAACTTCATCAGCATTCCTTTGTGAAAATGGCAGCACTTCATCGGCAGCTTTTGCAACAACCAGTCAG GTTCCAGTTAAAACTGAGAGTTCCTCATCTTCCAAAGCGGTCTCTGACATCTCTCACCTCGTCAGGAAAAAG AGGAAACCAGAGGACGAGAGCCCAGTAAAGGACACTGATGCTAAACAAGCGAAACAGGAAGCCACAGTTAATGGCAGCGGTGACTCTAGTGCCAGCAACGGCAATGGAGTCCAGGAGGGGAAATCGCAGGAG tCTGCCACCCAGTCTGCATCTGTCGAGTCCCCGGCGTGA